Sequence from the Zestosphaera sp. genome:
AAGCCGTCTAAGGTAGTTCATGTAGCACTTAGCTGTCTTCTCCTGTTGCCCCCTATCCTTTATTAAGTACTCCATGAACATCTCATTAAACTCTATGAATCGTTCACGCTTACCACCGGCTACAGTTACCCCCAGACTCCTCAAGAGCTCCCCAAGCAACTTAATATCTCTTCTACTTGATACCTCAACGACTATATTTCCTTCCGAATCTTTAATACGGAGTACGTTGAGCATGGGAGTTGCCATAGCACCCCAATAGTAATGGGTAGGGGTTGCATGGTTTATAAAGCGGTCATTAGGGGTAACTTCCTCACTAGATTTCGCTCTGCTAAGCCGGTGGGGGATAACCCCGCGCGGGTTCGAATCCCGCCCCCGGCGCCACTCCTCCACGCTCCCTATAAACGATTACCGTTTTCATGGGTTAGTGTTCTCTCATGTTAAGCATCTTAACCACTTATTCTCTCAACAGTTTCCTACATAAGCTCATCTTCGAGAATACTTCTACTAGCTACCGAGGTTCCATGGACTTTCCCTTGGAGAGACTGAAGCATTTCTGTGAAAAGCTTAAAATCTCTTCAAGTAGAACACAACTACGAGATACAAAAAAGACTATAGGCTAAGGGTCTTCTTATGGAGAAGTTTATGGTGGATCTAGAGGCTGTGGTCAGAGAGCTCGTTAATGAGTTAGATATGGAGCTGGATTTCAAACCTGTTAAGGCGAAGACTCCCGTTAGTGAACTTGTTAGAGAGATACGGAATGAGAGAGAAGATAGTTTACTTAGACAGTAGCGTCATTGTTAAGAGGTACATCGAAGAATCCGGTAGCGAATACGTAGGACAGCTATACATGCAGGCTTACAATAGCTTGATCAAGATATCTTTCAGTCTCTGGAATATCGGTGAAGTACTTGGAGTTCTGGATAAGTCGAGAACAAGAGAGATCAT
This genomic interval carries:
- a CDS encoding type II toxin-antitoxin system VapC family toxin — its product is MNLLERYGMREKIVYLDSSVIVKRYIEESGSEYVGQLYMQAYNSLIKISFSLWNIGEVLGVLDKSRTREI